The following coding sequences are from one Paenibacillus tundrae window:
- a CDS encoding SDR family oxidoreductase — MKQDHLYLVYGASGAQGGAVANRLLVSGKKVRSITRNPEAADLLQSKGIEAVVGDMSDTEVLAQAHEGVDRVFLNIPVEFDTAKVQMYIDHAIEAAVNAKVELLVVNTGGFVPQDDITNTLAVELNRKLIGEVKGSGLPYIIVEPIVYLENFMIPGVLNEGVLAYPVPADQKISWISLDDAAQYHVYALTHPELAGSIYGAPGLEGYTGNEIAAKFSEVLGQEIQFVSLPFEHFEAAISPMLGSQNAEGLKGLYQWISSNIDKLPTFNEVDENLQNNVNLSTISDWIRVSFLKN; from the coding sequence ATGAAACAAGATCATCTATATTTAGTATATGGGGCATCGGGCGCACAAGGAGGAGCCGTAGCGAATCGTTTACTTGTAAGTGGCAAGAAGGTAAGAAGCATTACACGTAACCCTGAAGCAGCAGATCTGCTACAGAGTAAAGGAATTGAAGCTGTAGTAGGCGACATGTCTGATACTGAAGTTCTGGCTCAGGCTCACGAAGGTGTGGATCGTGTGTTCTTAAACATTCCGGTTGAGTTTGATACAGCCAAAGTTCAAATGTATATTGATCATGCCATCGAAGCAGCGGTTAACGCAAAAGTAGAATTACTTGTCGTAAACACCGGAGGATTTGTCCCTCAAGATGATATAACGAATACATTAGCCGTAGAACTTAATCGCAAATTAATTGGAGAGGTTAAGGGAAGTGGATTACCTTACATCATTGTAGAACCGATTGTTTATCTGGAGAACTTCATGATCCCTGGCGTGCTAAACGAAGGGGTATTGGCTTATCCAGTGCCTGCAGATCAAAAAATAAGCTGGATTAGCTTAGATGATGCTGCGCAGTATCATGTGTATGCATTGACTCATCCTGAATTAGCGGGAAGCATTTACGGTGCTCCGGGTCTCGAAGGCTACACAGGGAATGAAATTGCAGCGAAATTTAGCGAAGTGCTTGGTCAAGAGATTCAATTTGTCTCCTTGCCTTTTGAGCACTTTGAGGCAGCGATTAGTCCGATGTTAGGATCACAAAATGCAGAAGGACTAAAGGGGCTTTATCAATGGATAAGCAGCAATATTGACAAGCTTCCTACCTTTAACGAAGTAGATGAAAACCTACAAAACAATGTGAACCTTTCTACGATATCGGACTGGATTCGTGTTTCCTTTTTGAAGAATTAG
- a CDS encoding MFS transporter: protein MKLHYAWIIFIGCCIISFVGFGLTINTAGLFWGGMSEDLNLTRAEIALNATFNGIAGAVSLLFAGTVFKKINTKLLLSLSFGLTGLCFIACSFIQTIGPFYGIKVILGVVQNISIVISIPILLGNWFEKKLGMLFGITGALTAVGGSFFNPLISHFILEYGWRTTYIIVGVICLVVLVPVALLMKFKPENGMLPYGAESTVTVSEANQATPSGVLKGLTMKDAIRTPMFYCFIIAIICFQSAGSLAQHVPALIQSLNFSLQVGASVMSALLIGAAAGKLLMGFMLDHVKPTVVLLIFTIVGASGWYSTGVFNDTLFLNGSGFFSGLGQAIVLTAIPLLIRGSFGTKDYSQILSIILMFGAFSNAISVYVHGSIFDHTSSYSASLILNVTTYVIGFLCLIFAIKMSNKMKTI from the coding sequence ATGAAACTTCATTATGCTTGGATTATTTTTATCGGTTGCTGCATTATCTCGTTTGTTGGTTTTGGCTTAACCATCAATACCGCGGGTTTATTTTGGGGCGGAATGAGCGAGGACTTAAATTTGACTCGTGCTGAAATCGCTCTCAATGCTACTTTCAATGGTATTGCAGGTGCCGTATCATTATTATTTGCGGGTACGGTTTTCAAGAAGATCAACACTAAACTTTTACTCAGTCTCTCCTTTGGTCTAACCGGACTCTGCTTTATTGCTTGCTCTTTCATTCAGACCATCGGTCCTTTCTATGGTATCAAGGTGATTTTAGGTGTCGTTCAGAATATATCCATCGTGATCTCCATTCCTATTCTGCTCGGAAACTGGTTCGAAAAGAAATTGGGTATGTTATTCGGTATTACAGGTGCGTTAACCGCGGTAGGCGGCTCGTTCTTTAATCCGTTGATCAGCCACTTCATTCTCGAATACGGCTGGAGAACCACATACATCATCGTTGGTGTGATCTGCCTGGTTGTTCTTGTACCCGTTGCACTTCTTATGAAATTCAAACCGGAAAATGGAATGCTCCCATATGGTGCAGAAAGCACTGTTACAGTCTCCGAGGCAAATCAAGCAACACCGAGCGGTGTTTTGAAAGGGCTTACTATGAAAGATGCAATTCGTACGCCCATGTTCTACTGTTTTATCATAGCCATTATTTGTTTCCAATCCGCAGGATCCTTGGCACAGCATGTCCCGGCACTAATTCAAAGTCTTAACTTCAGCTTACAAGTGGGCGCAAGTGTAATGTCTGCCCTTCTCATTGGAGCTGCAGCAGGTAAATTGTTGATGGGTTTCATGCTAGACCATGTTAAACCAACGGTTGTTCTGCTAATCTTTACGATTGTTGGCGCTTCTGGGTGGTATAGTACCGGAGTGTTCAACGACACACTATTCCTAAATGGTTCTGGATTCTTTAGCGGTTTGGGACAAGCAATCGTACTAACTGCGATTCCTTTGTTAATTCGAGGATCTTTTGGAACGAAAGATTACAGTCAGATTCTCTCCATTATTCTCATGTTCGGCGCATTTTCAAACGCGATTTCTGTATATGTACACGGTTCCATTTTTGATCACACAAGTTCCTACTCTGCTTCGTTGATCTTAAACGTCACGACTTATGTGATCGGATTCCTTTGTCTCATCTTCGCAATTAAAATGAGCAATAAAATGAAAACGATATAA
- a CDS encoding DUF418 domain-containing protein: MNTSPTRIRLIDGLRGFSLAGILMANMLAFQYGVYGQNELQLFGVEGIDRAVYSLLKIAVVGSFMPIFAFMFGFGMIKLTESLQSRELRPKCHLSRRFLLLFGIGLLHINYVWEGDILAFYGVLGFFLLMFLNRKPKTLLIWAIMLLVVAGLSGLPGSNPMNPLANPTSQMETYIIQSQEVFGSGSYAEIKDFNNHGDPFGDELNPASILLLLVFTPLMTVPMFLLGMHAARRGTFDDPQAMRQVYIRRAKLLIPVGLVLKAYSVIVQLIRGEEEWFAIGIGEAIGGSLLALGYIYAFALLYTRDSRVNLLSRFEAVGRLSLTNYLMQSVICTMIFYGYGLGLFGRAGVFVGALIALAVYGLQLWISPLYLKRFRSGPVEHILRIWTYLSWKGQPRKKKSSKQMTSDNAPGIN, from the coding sequence TTGAATACATCTCCAACGCGCATCAGGCTCATTGATGGATTGCGTGGTTTTAGTTTGGCTGGCATATTAATGGCCAATATGTTGGCGTTCCAATACGGGGTATATGGTCAGAATGAACTTCAATTGTTCGGTGTTGAAGGCATAGATCGAGCTGTCTACTCATTGTTAAAGATTGCTGTGGTGGGCAGCTTCATGCCAATTTTTGCATTTATGTTTGGCTTCGGTATGATTAAACTGACAGAAAGCCTGCAATCCCGAGAATTACGACCAAAGTGTCATCTGTCTCGCCGTTTTTTGCTCTTGTTTGGTATCGGATTGTTACATATCAATTATGTCTGGGAAGGAGACATCCTTGCGTTTTACGGTGTACTTGGATTCTTCTTATTAATGTTTCTGAATCGAAAGCCGAAGACATTGCTAATCTGGGCGATTATGCTACTGGTTGTAGCTGGTTTATCGGGTCTGCCAGGTTCCAATCCCATGAATCCGCTAGCTAACCCAACCTCGCAGATGGAAACTTATATTATTCAGAGTCAAGAAGTTTTCGGAAGTGGAAGTTATGCAGAGATTAAGGATTTCAATAATCATGGTGATCCGTTTGGCGATGAATTGAATCCGGCTTCGATTCTCCTGCTTCTGGTGTTTACTCCACTTATGACTGTCCCGATGTTTCTTCTAGGTATGCACGCTGCAAGAAGGGGGACTTTTGACGATCCACAAGCTATGCGACAAGTTTATATTCGTCGTGCTAAGTTGCTCATACCTGTTGGTTTGGTGCTCAAAGCCTACAGTGTAATCGTGCAACTCATTCGTGGGGAAGAGGAATGGTTCGCGATCGGAATTGGGGAAGCGATTGGGGGCTCTTTGTTAGCCCTTGGTTATATTTACGCTTTTGCACTATTATATACGAGAGATAGCCGCGTGAATCTGCTCAGTAGGTTCGAAGCCGTGGGTCGTCTGTCACTAACAAATTACCTGATGCAGAGCGTCATTTGCACGATGATTTTTTATGGATACGGTCTAGGGCTCTTTGGCCGTGCTGGCGTATTTGTGGGTGCGCTTATTGCGCTTGCGGTCTATGGGTTACAATTGTGGATCAGTCCACTTTATCTCAAGAGGTTTCGTAGCGGTCCTGTGGAACACATTCTACGGATATGGACATACCTTTCATGGAAAGGGCAGCCACGAAAGAAGAAAAGCTCTAAGCAAATGACTTCAGATAATGCACCGGGTATAAACTGA
- a CDS encoding IclR family transcriptional regulator yields the protein MTNKSNVTLKTLTIMKAFIDQQAVWGVNDLARYLNSPPSSIHRILKTLREENILHIIPETNKYTIGNEWVRLSSFISANFGLKSVAEPYLKKLSQDVGQSVYLAQYQEQYRKLSFILGIHSSNILQYRLELGVLQPIHIGASGKAILAFLSDEKIGEVLEQEEVQPTDVQHIWSDVEKIRSVGYSYTFSERKNESIGFGAPIFDATNQVVGSIICAIPLSLYKEENKQGTIDKILETAREISYHLGLNHPSGAAKQDK from the coding sequence ATGACAAACAAATCGAACGTAACTTTAAAGACATTAACGATTATGAAGGCTTTTATTGATCAACAGGCAGTATGGGGTGTTAATGACCTAGCGCGTTATTTAAATAGCCCACCTAGTTCCATTCACCGCATCTTGAAGACATTAAGAGAAGAGAACATTTTACACATCATTCCGGAGACCAATAAATATACGATTGGAAACGAGTGGGTTAGGCTTTCTTCCTTTATCAGCGCTAACTTCGGATTAAAATCCGTGGCTGAACCCTATCTGAAGAAGTTATCTCAAGACGTCGGACAATCGGTATATTTGGCACAGTACCAGGAGCAATATCGGAAGTTATCCTTTATTCTGGGCATTCATAGCTCCAATATACTTCAATACCGCCTAGAATTAGGCGTTCTTCAACCGATTCATATTGGTGCGAGTGGAAAGGCGATTTTGGCCTTTTTGTCCGATGAGAAGATTGGAGAGGTTCTTGAACAAGAAGAAGTTCAACCCACGGATGTACAGCATATCTGGTCTGATGTGGAGAAAATAAGAAGTGTGGGATATTCATATACCTTCAGTGAACGCAAGAACGAATCCATCGGTTTCGGTGCACCCATATTTGATGCAACGAATCAGGTTGTGGGGAGTATTATCTGTGCAATTCCACTAAGCCTCTATAAGGAGGAAAATAAACAAGGAACTATTGATAAAATCTTAGAGACCGCAAGAGAAATCTCTTACCACCTTGGTTTGAATCACCCTTCTGGAGCAGCTAAACAGGATAAATAA
- a CDS encoding LysR family transcriptional regulator produces the protein MDIRVLRYFLAIAREGNMTKAATLLHLTQPTLSRQIKELELQLGKKLFVRSSHSILLTEEGQLLRKRAEEIVEMMEKLESEFHSMEETIRGDVYIGGGETDAMKQIARIVRKIQASYPEIRYHLYSGNEEDVTERLDKGLIDFGILIQPADLSKYNYVNIPAKDVWGVVMRKDSSLAEKSSIQVEDLLDLPLICSRQAMKQTFTTNEFRNWFGEHFDKLNVVTTFNLAYNAAIMVEEGVGYAITLHKIVNTSSDSNLCFRPLTPKLESGLNIVWKKHQLFSAAAGQFLEEIQSSFSES, from the coding sequence ATGGACATTCGAGTACTACGCTATTTTCTAGCCATCGCTAGAGAAGGCAATATGACTAAGGCAGCGACACTGCTTCACCTGACACAGCCTACACTCTCCAGACAGATCAAGGAGCTTGAGCTACAACTGGGAAAGAAACTCTTTGTCAGAAGTAGTCACAGTATCCTTCTTACTGAGGAGGGTCAGCTACTCCGCAAAAGAGCCGAAGAAATCGTCGAAATGATGGAAAAGCTGGAGTCCGAATTTCATTCCATGGAAGAAACGATTCGTGGAGACGTCTATATTGGCGGCGGTGAGACTGATGCAATGAAGCAGATTGCCCGGATCGTGCGAAAAATACAAGCATCCTATCCCGAGATTCGATACCATCTCTATAGCGGAAATGAAGAAGATGTTACCGAGAGACTAGATAAAGGTTTAATCGACTTTGGAATCTTAATTCAACCGGCTGATCTATCTAAATACAATTACGTCAATATTCCGGCCAAGGATGTCTGGGGTGTAGTCATGAGAAAAGACAGCTCTCTGGCTGAGAAATCGAGTATCCAAGTGGAAGACCTACTGGATCTGCCTCTCATCTGCTCACGTCAGGCGATGAAACAGACCTTTACCACCAATGAATTTCGTAACTGGTTTGGTGAACATTTCGATAAGCTGAATGTGGTTACCACGTTTAATCTTGCGTATAATGCAGCGATTATGGTTGAAGAAGGTGTCGGTTATGCCATAACACTACATAAGATTGTGAACACCTCTTCCGACAGTAACCTATGCTTTAGACCGTTAACGCCGAAGCTTGAGTCTGGTTTAAATATTGTGTGGAAAAAACATCAACTATTCTCTGCTGCCGCTGGACAATTTCTGGAAGAAATTCAGTCAAGCTTCTCCGAATCTTAA
- the murB gene encoding UDP-N-acetylmuramate dehydrogenase gives MDIFENVIPREKLRSNEPLKDHTYVKVGGYADTLIHPTTTEEIVNVVQIAKSHQIPLTIIGKGSNVIIKDKGIRGITMSLSHFDQIKVHEDTIIAQSGANIIDVSRTALDHGFTGLEFACGIPGSTGGAIYMNAGAYGGQVDDVVESADVITRDGQRMTMSREEMKLSYRNSIFKDNEYIILEVTFKLQKGDKEAIAAKMKELTMLREAKQPLEYPSCGSVFKRPEGHFVGKLIQDCNLQGTRIGGAEISLKHAGFIINADHATAQDYQELINLIKETVYAKFNVQLETEVIFLGE, from the coding sequence ATGGACATTTTTGAAAATGTAATACCTAGAGAAAAACTTAGATCAAATGAACCTTTGAAAGACCACACTTATGTAAAAGTAGGTGGTTATGCGGATACACTGATCCATCCAACAACGACAGAAGAAATCGTAAACGTTGTACAAATTGCCAAATCACATCAGATTCCCCTCACGATTATTGGAAAAGGGTCGAATGTAATCATAAAAGATAAGGGCATTCGAGGCATAACTATGTCTTTAAGTCATTTTGATCAAATTAAAGTGCACGAGGACACCATTATTGCACAAAGTGGTGCCAATATTATCGATGTCTCACGAACTGCATTGGATCACGGCTTCACCGGTCTAGAGTTTGCATGTGGAATCCCTGGTAGTACAGGGGGTGCCATATATATGAATGCAGGTGCTTATGGTGGCCAGGTGGATGATGTGGTCGAAAGTGCAGATGTCATTACGCGAGATGGACAGCGGATGACGATGTCTCGCGAAGAGATGAAGCTGAGTTATCGTAACAGTATCTTTAAGGATAATGAATATATTATTCTTGAGGTTACCTTTAAACTGCAAAAGGGCGATAAAGAAGCTATTGCTGCGAAGATGAAGGAACTAACGATGTTGAGAGAAGCCAAACAGCCTCTTGAATATCCTTCTTGTGGTAGCGTGTTTAAACGTCCAGAGGGTCATTTTGTCGGTAAGCTTATTCAAGACTGCAACTTACAAGGAACTCGCATAGGAGGCGCAGAGATTTCATTGAAGCATGCGGGTTTTATTATTAATGCTGATCACGCGACTGCTCAGGATTATCAAGAATTAATTAACTTGATCAAAGAGACAGTTTACGCTAAATTTAATGTCCAATTAGAAACAGAAGTTATCTTTTTAGGGGAGTAA
- a CDS encoding MBL fold metallo-hydrolase — MKRKGRLKKMVIYIVSSLLMVIVGALLFMLLYPSFGGNPSKEQKETYKQLENYTNGKFVNEVSGKSDLDSWKTLFEGTTDGATRKEKKPSSPQPVAEIDWNKVNNDEDSITWLGHSTYLLSMDNRKMLVDPMLESVASPVSFVGSKRYPYSTDIYSTIVSEMPTIDAVLITHDHYDHLDYATVVELKDKVSRFIVPLGVSGHLVRWGVPASQITELNWWDEIEFEGMTLALGPARHFSGRSLFNMNSTLWGSWVISGTENRLFISGDGGYGAHFEEIGRKYGPFDLAVIEGGQYDKKWSDIHMIPEQSIQASLDVNTTKMMLSHWGAFTLASHDWRDPIQRAIKAAKEKDVDIVVPQIGETLSISALKPALPSWWDENSEIEG; from the coding sequence ATGAAAAGAAAAGGAAGATTGAAGAAAATGGTAATCTACATAGTAAGTTCTCTACTCATGGTCATCGTTGGAGCTCTATTATTTATGCTACTTTACCCGAGCTTTGGCGGTAATCCATCCAAAGAACAAAAGGAAACCTATAAGCAGCTTGAAAATTATACAAACGGAAAGTTTGTGAACGAAGTATCAGGCAAGTCTGACTTAGATTCCTGGAAAACCTTGTTCGAAGGTACAACAGATGGCGCGACGCGGAAAGAGAAAAAGCCTTCCAGCCCACAACCCGTTGCAGAGATCGATTGGAATAAGGTTAACAACGATGAAGACAGCATCACTTGGTTGGGACATTCCACATACCTGCTAAGTATGGATAACCGCAAAATGTTGGTAGACCCTATGTTGGAGTCGGTCGCGTCCCCTGTTTCATTTGTAGGTTCGAAGCGATATCCGTATAGTACAGACATTTACAGCACCATTGTTTCTGAAATGCCCACCATCGATGCGGTATTAATCACACATGATCACTACGACCATTTAGATTACGCAACGGTTGTTGAACTGAAAGACAAGGTGTCACGCTTCATTGTTCCTCTTGGAGTTAGTGGTCATCTTGTACGTTGGGGAGTCCCTGCAAGTCAAATAACGGAATTAAACTGGTGGGACGAAATAGAATTCGAAGGAATGACCCTTGCGTTAGGACCTGCCCGACATTTTTCTGGTAGAAGCTTGTTCAATATGAACAGTACGTTATGGGGAAGTTGGGTTATCTCAGGTACTGAGAATCGCTTGTTTATTAGTGGTGACGGAGGATATGGAGCACATTTCGAGGAAATTGGCCGCAAGTATGGACCGTTCGACTTAGCTGTAATTGAGGGAGGACAGTATGACAAGAAATGGTCTGATATTCATATGATTCCCGAACAATCTATTCAAGCTAGCCTAGACGTTAACACGACCAAAATGATGCTTAGTCACTGGGGCGCATTCACGCTAGCCAGTCATGACTGGAGAGATCCGATTCAACGAGCTATTAAGGCGGCAAAAGAAAAAGACGTCGATATTGTCGTTCCTCAAATAGGCGAAACCCTCTCGATCTCAGCGCTTAAACCTGCGTTACCTTCCTGGTGGGATGAAAACTCGGAAATAGAAGGTTAA
- a CDS encoding aldo/keto reductase, whose amino-acid sequence MYKETFQLSNGLSIHQLGLGTWLLTDEQAQQAVHDAISIGYRHIDTAQAYNNETGVGEGIRASGVAREELFITTKIIAEAKTYDEAMHSIDESLAKMGLDYLDLMIIHSPQPWKEFREQKRYFDENRDVWRALEDAYQAGKVKAIGLSNFLQDDIENILASCKIKPMVNQILAHVSNTPLELIEFCQQHDILIEAYSPIAHGAVLHHPEVKVISEKYGVSVAQLCLRYCIQLGLVVIPKTANPEHMRMNAELDFVITDADMDDLKHVAHIQDYGEHSYFPVFSGK is encoded by the coding sequence ATGTACAAAGAAACGTTCCAATTATCCAACGGCTTATCCATTCATCAATTAGGGCTCGGGACTTGGTTACTTACTGATGAGCAAGCTCAGCAGGCTGTACATGACGCAATATCAATCGGGTATCGTCATATTGATACAGCTCAGGCATATAACAATGAGACGGGTGTAGGGGAAGGCATTCGTGCCTCTGGTGTCGCAAGAGAAGAGCTGTTCATCACAACGAAAATTATAGCTGAAGCCAAAACCTATGATGAAGCTATGCATTCAATCGATGAATCCTTAGCCAAAATGGGACTCGATTACCTTGATCTCATGATTATTCATAGCCCGCAGCCGTGGAAGGAATTCCGTGAACAAAAGCGTTATTTTGATGAGAATAGAGACGTGTGGAGAGCATTAGAGGACGCATATCAAGCAGGAAAAGTAAAAGCGATCGGCCTCTCTAACTTTCTTCAGGATGATATCGAGAATATTCTTGCCAGCTGTAAGATCAAGCCTATGGTTAACCAAATCTTAGCACATGTAAGTAACACACCACTGGAGCTTATTGAGTTCTGTCAGCAACATGACATCCTGATCGAAGCGTATTCTCCCATTGCCCACGGGGCCGTTCTTCATCATCCAGAGGTCAAAGTCATATCTGAAAAGTACGGCGTATCTGTTGCCCAGCTCTGTCTACGTTACTGTATTCAGCTTGGTCTTGTCGTAATTCCGAAGACAGCCAACCCAGAACATATGAGAATGAACGCTGAGCTTGATTTTGTTATCACTGATGCTGATATGGACGATCTTAAACATGTAGCACACATTCAGGACTATGGTGAGCATAGTTACTTCCCTGTATTCAGTGGGAAATAA
- a CDS encoding winged helix-turn-helix transcriptional regulator — protein MKHHVDASDDRCPVEASINLIGGKWKILILYHLISDKSKRFNELQKTLSTITHRTLTRQLRELEEDRLIRRIIHPEVPPKVEYMLTDTGRSLVPILMELQNWGTNYLQNSDLDQA, from the coding sequence ATGAAACATCACGTTGACGCTTCTGATGACAGGTGTCCAGTCGAGGCCAGTATTAATCTAATCGGTGGTAAATGGAAAATCCTAATCTTGTATCACTTGATCTCGGATAAGTCGAAACGATTTAATGAACTTCAAAAAACACTTTCAACCATTACTCATCGAACATTAACACGACAATTGCGTGAGCTTGAGGAAGATCGATTGATCCGCCGGATCATCCATCCTGAGGTTCCACCCAAAGTTGAATATATGCTAACAGATACGGGCAGAAGTTTGGTGCCGATTCTAATGGAATTGCAGAATTGGGGAACGAACTACTTACAAAACTCAGATTTAGATCAGGCTTAA
- a CDS encoding MFS transporter, with amino-acid sequence MLKNNKLLIFILTVGVFGILNTEMGVIGILPTIAENFGVSVTQAGLLVSLFALGIAVSGPILPLVFSGMNRRNVMLLVLGIFVIGNVVSIFTTSFTVLLIARIIPALFHPIYMSLAFTVAGSSVSQEEAPKAVAKVFIGVSAGMVAGVPIVSFIDTAFSYEMAMTFIAVVNIIVFVATLIFVPSMPVKEKQSYGSQFSVLRKPVLWVSMFAVLLLNASVFGVYSYVSEYLYTVTQMTPQWTSTTLLLFGGANMLGNIIAGKVLTDYPAKSILLFPLLLGVVYIVLFTIGEYQVPVMLLTIVWGILAGGIMANVNQYLISSVALEAPDFANGLFVTSCNVGTTVGSALGGVFISTMGVQYIILVGIFSVVLGLVLIVIRSTLKSSAAQTSASI; translated from the coding sequence TTGCTTAAAAATAATAAATTATTAATATTCATACTTACCGTAGGTGTTTTTGGGATACTGAACACGGAAATGGGGGTGATAGGGATATTACCTACCATTGCTGAGAACTTTGGTGTAAGTGTTACACAAGCTGGCTTGCTTGTAAGCTTATTTGCACTAGGTATTGCTGTCTCGGGGCCTATTCTACCGTTAGTATTCTCGGGTATGAACCGAAGAAACGTGATGTTACTTGTATTAGGTATTTTCGTGATAGGAAATGTAGTTTCCATATTCACTACCAGCTTCACAGTGTTGCTGATCGCCCGGATTATACCGGCTTTGTTCCACCCGATCTATATGTCACTGGCATTTACCGTCGCAGGATCATCTGTCAGTCAAGAAGAAGCACCAAAAGCGGTAGCCAAAGTATTTATTGGCGTTTCAGCCGGCATGGTAGCTGGTGTACCTATCGTAAGTTTTATTGACACAGCGTTCTCTTATGAAATGGCCATGACGTTTATCGCAGTCGTAAATATAATTGTGTTTGTGGCCACGTTGATATTTGTACCTTCTATGCCTGTGAAGGAAAAACAATCATATGGTTCTCAATTCTCGGTGCTGAGAAAACCAGTATTGTGGGTTTCGATGTTCGCGGTGTTGTTGCTAAATGCATCTGTATTTGGCGTGTACAGTTATGTATCTGAATATTTATACACAGTGACTCAGATGACGCCACAATGGACTAGCACAACGCTATTACTATTTGGTGGCGCTAATATGCTGGGGAACATTATTGCTGGTAAAGTACTGACAGATTATCCAGCCAAGTCAATCTTGTTGTTCCCCCTGTTGCTAGGTGTAGTTTACATCGTGCTTTTCACGATTGGTGAGTATCAAGTGCCTGTGATGTTGCTGACCATTGTATGGGGAATCTTGGCTGGAGGAATTATGGCGAATGTGAATCAATACCTGATCTCATCCGTGGCGCTTGAGGCACCTGATTTTGCGAATGGTTTATTTGTAACATCATGTAATGTAGGCACCACTGTAGGATCAGCTCTGGGTGGCGTGTTCATCTCCACGATGGGTGTTCAATACATCATATTGGTCGGTATCTTTAGTGTTGTATTAGGTTTAGTCCTGATTGTAATTAGAAGCACCTTGAAGAGCTCGGCCGCGCAAACATCGGCTTCCATATAA
- a CDS encoding FAD-dependent oxidoreductase, with translation MNQKVMIIGAGISGLTLAMFLKKAGMDCAVYENFPYKRVEGSSFRINKSGVHVMKELGIEDQAQQNSHSADRMRILTTDDMEIASINLMQDSVFSRRSIYMQRSDLVEILMRQAELDGVEIHYNKKLTHFTQDASNITAYFEDGHQETGTLLVGADGLHSTVRNQLFPSHVLSYAKSWGLYGLASFKDMNSDPIRHLMDGDELFYFTQNANFLVSKSNPTHELNLSWQASGYQERKRSKEEFEFRTLDEIKSDLIQEYGGNGALSEIIRNSAHIIPKQIYSVDPIPSWSKGRAVVIGDAAHTINPNTGYGCSVALEDAMYLAKMLKKHHYTDALYYLEADRKERIRAILGSLDIFDVSKGFDFSNGFDIGLFSGSKIDANYTIHWETECL, from the coding sequence ATGAATCAAAAAGTCATGATTATCGGAGCAGGTATTAGTGGTCTTACATTAGCTATGTTCTTGAAAAAGGCAGGAATGGATTGTGCGGTATATGAGAATTTCCCATACAAAAGAGTGGAAGGATCCAGCTTCCGTATTAACAAGAGCGGTGTGCACGTAATGAAGGAGTTAGGAATAGAAGATCAGGCTCAACAGAACAGTCACTCTGCTGATCGCATGCGGATCTTGACGACTGACGATATGGAGATTGCTTCAATCAATCTGATGCAGGATTCTGTTTTTAGCAGACGATCTATATACATGCAACGGTCGGACTTAGTTGAAATACTGATGAGACAAGCTGAATTGGATGGTGTTGAAATTCATTATAATAAAAAGCTTACCCACTTCACCCAGGATGCTTCGAACATCACGGCCTACTTTGAAGATGGTCATCAGGAGACGGGCACGTTATTAGTTGGTGCAGATGGTTTACATTCAACGGTAAGAAACCAACTATTCCCTAGCCATGTGTTGAGTTATGCTAAATCCTGGGGATTATATGGACTTGCCTCATTTAAGGATATGAATAGTGATCCAATCCGTCATCTGATGGATGGCGATGAACTGTTTTATTTTACACAAAATGCGAATTTTCTCGTTTCCAAAAGCAATCCTACGCATGAACTTAATCTCTCATGGCAAGCTTCTGGATATCAGGAAAGAAAACGTTCAAAAGAGGAATTTGAGTTCAGAACGCTGGATGAAATTAAATCTGATCTCATTCAGGAATATGGTGGGAATGGAGCGTTATCAGAGATCATCCGAAATTCTGCTCATATTATTCCGAAACAAATATATAGCGTGGATCCCATCCCTAGCTGGTCTAAAGGACGAGCGGTTGTCATTGGAGATGCCGCGCACACGATCAACCCGAACACTGGATATGGCTGCTCTGTTGCGCTGGAAGACGCGATGTACTTAGCTAAAATGTTAAAGAAACATCATTATACAGATGCGCTATATTATTTGGAAGCTGATCGTAAAGAACGTATTCGAGCTATTCTGGGCAGTTTAGATATTTTTGACGTGAGTAAAGGATTTGATTTCAGTAATGGTTTTGATATTGGACTATTTAGCGGATCGAAGATTGATGCCAATTATACGATTCATTGGGAAACAGAGTGTCTATAA